The DNA segment AAGAAAATTTGCACCTGTTCTGCTTTGGTGTAGTTAAAAGGACCGAATCAGTTCTACTGTGCCAAGGGCTTCTTACATAACTTAGGTCACTTCACCTTTAACAGCTCTCAGTGGCTCATCTGACTCCACTCACTCTGCAAGTCGCCAGGTTGCCGGTGTATCAGGATTATGGAGGAGTGCATGATAATTGGTGTTAAATAGTAATGAGATTTTTGAGACAATTTACCTGACATATATTGGACAATTAATGCATGTTGATATCTTTGTAAATTCTTACTCCCTATGTCCATTCTccctgctgagctgctgggagacgtactgacaaaaacacaccccctcctccaggTGACCAGTGGAGCTGGGCTGAGGAAAAGGAAAGTGTCTTTTAGCGAGGCAGCAGGCGTAACCTGATGAGAAGAAGGTCATAGCTCTGTGAAACATGTCCTCAGCACCAACCTGCTCAGAAAAGGTTTCTGCAAACTCATCTTTGCAACCATCTAGAGAAACATACACCAGGTAGATTTTGAATTGGACCGACAGCCCATTAACAGCTTCTCTTCACAGAGGATTGTGTTTGCCTGACCCACAGCTTTCTGCAACTCTCTCACAATGTACTTTTCATCATCCTTCTTCCAGAGACCGAGCTGAATAATCAGCCCCAATGGAACACTGATGAAACTAAAGATACTGACAAAACATAATCCAGCTGGGCCTGGGTTTTCATAAAATTATGACTAAATAAAACTGCTGCCATGTATGCTACATTACCTAGGAGGCCTAAAAACACTATTACACCAATAATGTACATCACTGCTCTAAGCCAGAGTGGGCGGAGCCACACTTTATTTTGAGAGACGCTGTTGATGATCCTCAAAGCTTCTCGGTACTTCTCCTGGTCCTCAATGATCAGACGCAGTTGGTCTGGCACCTCCATGTCACTGAACTGACCACAATCCCATTTATTGAGTCCTCATCATTGGCAGCTATCAAAGGCTGCAGGGCCTTCCCATTGTAGATAGAGGAGGCTGGAAGGGCATCACAGTGGAGCTTTGAAGCTGCTGGTTTGGGGTGCACAGCACTTTGAGCAGCTTACTCATTAAGTCTGGGTCGTTGGCCTCCAGGTAGGTGAGGTggcagaggtggagaggaaCCGAGACTcccggctgcagcagcactgggatGATGGGCTTCCTCTCCAGACAGTCTCTGAACAGAGACATGTTGGCCTCCAGGAGACACCAGCGGCTCCTCACAAACTCTGGGCTGAGAACCAGCAGCACCTTCTGGCTCTCCTGGATGCACTGGGACATGTTCTCCAGCACGGTGCGGCCGGGAGTGAAGTCACGCTCGTGGTAGCAGACGTACAGGCCACAGGACTCCAGCTGGCTGATGATGGAGTGGGTCCATTGGTGGTCAGAGCTGCTGTAGCTAATGAAGACATGGTAACTCTCAGCACCTCTCAGTGCAGGAGGAACATtgggagacagtgagacagcagAATGTGGCTGACTGTCTGCTGTCTCCAGTGAACTCATTGGCTCCATGATCTATGGAAAACTCTAAAGTCAGAAGAAAAGTTAAGttagaaatgaaatgtaatacaTCTTTTGCAATATTTCTTATATCATGTTGTCTTATATGAGTAACTCCAAGAGTACAAAGTACTGATTTCAAGATGCTCAGTGATCATGCTGCTCAGCAATGAAGTTACTTCAAGTTTAATTGTCTGTAAGTTACAGCTaagttttacattaaataatgaattgaaGTGGAAATAAGAGCTGTGTAAAAGATGTGGTCTGTTAAGAATGCACTGTTGTGTCAAAGCTCATGGTGTTTTGGATTTTGGTATAAACAGATTGTAAATATCATGAAACAGAGTAATATCCAAATCACTTAGAAACAGATATAAATCAGACACAAGTATCACGGTACAAAGTCATTCTGTTAGTTCCTCATGTAACACGGTACAAAAGATTCTCAAATAGAGTGAAGCTTCATGGCAAACGTGACTTTTGTCATTAAAATGATGGTTACACATAACACAATATATtgaagaacaaaacacagacaacaagTTTGGTCATTTAATTTCAagtaaattaatacatttcaaaatctttaaagtaaaatgtgatgTCGCCTGCTGCAGAATAAAAAGTACTCAGGCAATTCAGTGAGGCTAAACATACAGTAAGTAGCCAGAAATGCAAAAAGATGTGTGGCTGTTATCCTGTAATCAAATCAACTAATGTGAAACGTTATTGAGAACTACAAagtccaaaaaacacaaacagacatgaaaCTTTTATCACTGAAGCAAATTCATGTCATAACTTCTCTGGGACATCTCAGCTTTCAGGCTTCAACTGATTTTACTGAAAAAACtaatgaacaaaaaagaaaacaatacttTCCCACAAATATTTTGGAGACTAAAAActataaacacaataaaaacacagcccACAGTACAGAGTAAAGAACAATCATACCAATTGATGATACAGCGATGAAGAGTAGTCGCACTGTGTGGATGAGAAACAAATGGAACTTAAACTCAGGAAGTGCAGATAAAGAAAATTTGCACCTGTTCTGCTTTCGGTGTAGTTAAAGGGACCGAATCAGTTCTACTGTGCCAAGGGCTTCTTACATAACTTAGGTCACTTCACCTTTAACAGCTCTCAGTGGCTCATCTGACTCCACTCACTCTGCAAGTCACCAGGTTGCCGGTGTATCAGGATTATGGAGGGAGTGCATGATAATTGGTGTTAAATAGTAATGTGATTTTTTGAGACAATTTACCTGACATATATTGGACAATTAATGCATGTTGATATCTTTGTAAATTCTTACTCCCTATGTCCATTCTCccctgctgagctgctgggaGACGtactgacagaaacacacccCTCCCTCCAGGTGACCAGTGGAGCTGGGATGAGGAAAAGGAAAGTGTCTTTTAGCGAGGCAGCAGGCGTAACCTGATGAGAAGAAGGTCATAGCTCTGTGAAACATGTCCTCAGCACCAACCTGCTCAGAAAAGGTTTCTGCAAACTCATCTTTGCAACCATCTAGAGAAACATACACCAGGTAGATTTTTGAATTGGACCGACAGCCCATTAACAGCTTCTCTTCACCGAGGATTGTGTTTGCCTGACCCACAGCTTTCTGCAACTCTCTCACAATGTACTTTTCATCATCCTTCATCCAGAGACAGAGCTGAATAATCAGCCCCAAAGGAACACTGATGAAACTGGAGatactgacaaaacaaaatgcatctGGTTCTTGGTTTAGGAAACAATTATTTCCTATCATGTATACAAAATTAGCTATGAGGCCTGTAAACACTAGTACACCAATAATGTACATCACTGCTCTAAGCCAGAGTGGGCGGAGCCACACTTTATTTTGAGAGATGCTGTTGATGATCCTCAAAGCTTCTCGGTACTTCTCCTGGTCCTCAATGATCAGACGCAGTTGGTCTGGCACCTCCATGTCACTGAACTGACCACAATCCCATTTATTGAGTCCCTCATCATTGGCAGCTATCAAAGGCTGCAGGGCCTTCCCATTGTAGATAGAGGGAGGCTGGAAGGGCATCACAGTGGAGCTTTGAAGCTGCTGGTTTGGGGTGCACAGCACTTTGAGCAGCTTACTCATTAAGTCGGGGTCGTTGGCCTCCAGGTAGGTGAGGTggcagaggtggagaggaaCCGAGACTcccggctgcagcagcactgggatGATGGGCTTCCTCTCCAGACAGTCTCTGAACAGAGACATGTTGGCCTCCAGGAGACACCAGCGGCTCCTCACAAACTCTGGGCTGAGAACCAGCAGCACCTTCTGGCTCTCCTGGATGCACTGGGACATGTTCTCCAGCACGGTGCGGCCGGGAGTGAAGTCACGCTCGTGGTAGCAGACGTACAGGCCACAGGACTCCAGCTGGCTGATGATGGAGTGGGTCCATTGGTGGTCAGAGCTGCTGTAGCTAATGAAGACATGGTAACTCTCAGCACCTCTCAGTGCAGGAGGAACATtgggagacagtgagacagcagAATGTGGCTGACTGTCTGCTGTCTCCTGTGAACTCATTGGCTCCATGATCTAAAGAGAAGACAGAATTCAGAACATCATCAGCATCTACTATAAAACCCTGGATACTTTATGAATAACAGCTAATAAAAGGCATTTGCTTTaactgtgtgtgaggaagatgGGAGAAAGGGCCCAGTGTCTCAGCAGTTAACGTTTCTTTGAGATACATATTCATGTTGACCCTACCTGAGAGTATGGAAGAgagatttaaatttaaattcattaattttGGGGTTGGATACAACACcgtaaacacatgtaaatcctAATCTTTGTCAGAGAgatgtttattcaaaataatcGTAATTTTCACTGCAATGTTGTAGTAATGCATCACCTTATATATGGTATGGTATTTGTTTTAGCTTTGGTGCCAGACAGCTTCAAAAATTTGCTTTAGATTAAATGTTATCATGTATTTCCAACAAAGTCCGTTCACTGTCTTCTAAATATCGTTTGGATATAGGACAAGTAGCAACTAATTTCaagatacatatatatatatatttagccTCAGTTGGCAATGGagtacacatacatatacagtgCTGTGAAAAAGTATTTGCCCCCTtcctgattttttaaatgattcagatcatcaaacagattttaatattagacaaagataacccgagtaaatacaaaatgcagtttttaaatgatgatttcatttattaaggGAAAAAAGCTATCCAAACCTACTTGGCCCTatgtgaaaaagtaattgcCCCCTAAACCTAATAACTGGTTGTGCGGCAACAACTGCAATCAAGCGTTTGCGATAACTGGCAATGAGTCTTTCACATCGCTGTGGAGGAATTTTGGCCCACTCTTCTTTGCAGAATTGTTTTAATTCAGCCACATTGGATGGTTTTCGAGCATAAATGGCTTGTTTAAGGTCATGCCACAGCATCTCAATCGGATTTAAGTCCGGACTTTGACTAGGCCACTTCAAAAccctctttttttgttttttttagccatTCAGAGGTGGACGTGTGTTTCGgatcattgtcctgctgcataACCCAAGTGCGCTTGAGCTTGAGGTCACGAACTGATGGCCGGACATTCTCCTTCAGGATTTTCTGGTAGAGCAGAATTCATGGTTCCATCAATTATGGCAAGTCGTCCAGGTCCTGAAGCtgcaaagcagccccagaccatcacactaccaccaccatgtttgaCTGTTGgtatgatgttgtttttatgaaatgctGTGTTAGTTTTACGCCAGATGTAAGGGGACGCACACGAATATTTGCCCAAAGGTCTTGGGGATCATCAAGATGTTTTTTGGCAAATGTGAGACGAgcctttgtgttctttttggtcAGCAGTGGCTTACGCCTTGGAACTCTCCCATGGATGCCATTTTTGCCCAGTCTCTTTCTTATTGTTGAATCATGAACACTGACCTTAACTGAGGCAAGTGAGGCCTGCAGTTCTTTAGATGTTGTCCTGGGGTCTTTTATGACCTCCTGGATGAGTCGTCGATGCGCTCCTGGGAAGGTTCA comes from the Hippoglossus stenolepis isolate QCI-W04-F060 chromosome 5, HSTE1.2, whole genome shotgun sequence genome and includes:
- the LOC118109622 gene encoding toll-like receptor 1: MEPMSSLETADSQPHSAVSLSPNVPPALRGAESYHVFISYSSSDHQWTHSIISQLESCGLYVCYHERDFTPGRTVLENMSQCIQESQKVLLVLSPEFVRSRWCLLEANMSLFRDCLERKPIIPVLLQPGVSVPLHLCHLTYLEANDPDLMSKLLKVLCTPNQQLQSSTVMPFQPPLSTMGRPCSL